The Oceanispirochaeta sp. genome includes the window ATTTTTCTTCTTTGTTATGAATGACTTCAATCAGGCCCTTGTACACAATCGACTGGTAATGAGGATATCCCCCCTGATAACCATGATCCAGAATGACGGTTCCACAGACATATGAATTACTCTTTAAAAAGTCAATTTTGGTGCCTGTTCTGGACGTATGAAAATATAGAATGTTCTCAAGGGCATCCAAACCATAACTGAGGGTGAGGATGTAGGGATCATTTCCATCCGAGAGAGCCATGGTCGTAAATTTCCCCTTGGATAGAACTCTTCTCATTTCAGAGTTATCATCAAAAAACTTCTCAAAGTTATGTATCATCATGATCCTCATTGATTTCTTAGCTTTCAAGTTATCAAGAATCTAAATATATCATATTTGCTTTATGGAAGAAACATAAATATCATGATGATTCCATGCTGATTCATGATACAGACTGATTGAAAAGGATCTGTTATTTTTGATACTATGCACAAAAGATTTGAAGGAAGGGTTAATGAAGGCTATTGAACTTGAGAAAACATTCAATCCCGGTGAATTTGAAGACAGAATATATAAATACTGGGAAGAGGGTGGTTACTTTAAACCTGCAGGAGATGACAATAAAGAGCCCTTCGTCATAGTCATCCCTCCGCCGAATGTCACCGGAGTCCTTCATATGGGTCATGGGCTTAATAATTCACTTCAGGATATTCTGATCCGTTATCATAGAATGCAGGGCCGTCCGACACTCTGGGTGCCCGGAACGGATC containing:
- a CDS encoding pyridoxamine 5'-phosphate oxidase family protein, with product MMIHNFEKFFDDNSEMRRVLSKGKFTTMALSDGNDPYILTLSYGLDALENILYFHTSRTGTKIDFLKSNSYVCGTVILDHGYQGGYPHYQSIVYKGLIEVIHNKEEKLRAMESLFHQLEEDSANRIERIIEDPASLDNILIMKLIIDEMTEKENPG